CAACTCGGCAACGGCAGCGGACACCGCGGCGATCACGTCCGCCTCGCGGGATATGTCCAGCACGGCCGTGGTGAGCCGTTTTGCGGTGCCGGCACCGTCGGCGGCCGCGGCAGTCGCGGCCAACCCGTCGGGGTTGATGTCGTAGGCCACCACCGTGGCGCCTTCGTCGAGCAGGCGGGCCACGGTGGCCGCGCCGATCCCGGAGCCGGCGCCGGTGACGATGACACGACGGTCTGAGAAACGCTCCATCAGTTGTTTCCTGCCAAGTCAGGCGAATTGAAACGCAGAGATCGGAGCCTCGTCGGGATAGCTGCTGGGCCCGCCCAGGTCGTATGCCGCGTTGAGCGCGCCGATGAATGCCGGGTCGTGCAGGGGTTCGCCGGGCACGTCGAGCTTGATGCCCTTGCCCTTGAGATCGTCGACCATCATGCCGATGGCTCGTTCGATCGTGATGTCGTCCGAACCATCCATGTTCTTCTTCAGTTCGTCGTAATCGGAGAACACCTCGGCTGACCAGTGCACCAGGAACCGAAGTTCGTCGGTGTGGTGGCGGGCGATGACGTCCTCGCCGTTCTTCAGCAGCCACTGGTCGCGGTCCGCGGGATCCCCGGTGAACACGGTGTCGAAAGCCAGCCCGGCCGGAACTTGTTGTTCCAACGGGCCGTTGGCTTCTCCACGGTGCATCATCATCTCGTTCTGGACGACGACGCCGCGGTTGTTGATCGGAGGGAGTACCCGGGCCGGCGGCCTGAGTGGACCCTCGGGCCAGTAGGTGAAGCCCGACCCTTCGTCGAGGGAGAACCAGGTGATCACCTGGGCCATCTTGATCAGATAGTCGGTGAACAGGCCGGACTTGCCCATCACGCTGCACAACCAGGTGGGGGCGTTCTCGTGGCGCACTCCGCGGAAGCTGGGGGAGTCCAAGTGGCCGGGATCGCGGTTGGCACACGGGCCGTTGATGTTGAACAGCATCATTTCGGGCTTGGCGTACTCGGCGTTCCAGTAGCTCTTGGCGTGCTCGATGAAGCCGGCGTTGTAGAAGCAGTCATGCAGCTCGGGGTAGAGGACGGTGCCGTAGTTGGCCAGGTAACCGCGGAAGGTCGGGGTGAGGAACAGGTCCAGTGACGGCGTGAACCCTTCGGGGAAGGCACCGCTCATGGTGGCCATCAGCTCGTCGGCCGAGGCGAAGTGCTGGGCGATGATGAGTTTCCATGGCCCCTGGGTGTGTACGACGTCGAGCAGTCTGCGCTTCTGATCTCCGGTGTATACGTCCGTGATCTCGCGTGGTGGCGCAGCGGGGCGCAGAATGTCCGACAGCTCGAGGCGCCGTTCATCGGTCAGCATCTTATTCTCCTCAAAGGCATTTCATGATCTCGCTCGCTCGAGTCTGGTGGCACCGCGAGACATCGAGCTTGGCGGTGACCGCTGATCGGGAGACCAATTCAAGGCGCCACCAGCCAACGCCGGCGTCTACAGCTACTCGGAGTCGGTTGCTGGGCTGCGGGGAACCGTCGTTGCGCGGCACACCAATGTCACAAGAGAGTCGATCTCATCCCGGGTCAGCCCTCGCCCGTCGAACAGAGAGATGGACACGGCCGGCGTCAATATCATCTGGAGCACCATGGCCGGATCCACATCAGGACTCACCTCGCCACGGCCGATCGCTCGCCCGATCATCGCGAGCCAATGCGGGAGATCGGTTCGGTTCCAACCCAACATCGTGTCGTTGAGTGACGGGTATCGACCCGAGATCACCGCTGCCATGATCCCGCGCTCGACGGGATCTGCTGCGAGCGAGGCGAGTTGGGTGACCAGCGCGCGAACGTCGCTCTCCCAGGAGCCGGTGTCCGGGGCATCCGTGCGGTGACGGGCGTGGAATGCGAGGGCATCGCTCAGCAGCTCGGTCGAGGTGGGCCACCACCGATAGACGGTTCCGCGGTTCACGCCGGAACGTTCGGCGACCTCGGCGATCGGAAGCTCGACCGTCCCCTCGGTCAACAGCTCCAGGCATGCGTGCATCACCGAATCACGGATCCGCTCGCTACGGCCACCGGGTCGGACGCGTGACCTGGATGCCGAACCCGGCGAGCTGCGATGCGCTGAAGTGTTCACGTTCCTCGATCTCGATGATGCTGGACAGCACCGAGTGTCATACCGCCGGCCAAGGCGGCGCATTAGGGTGCCCGCTGAGCGGGATGAACGTCGGCAGTAACGCGACAGGTTGATCAAATAACCGACATGCACATCACCATGGGTCTGCCGACCCTCTTTCCCCACGGACGCGAGACGGAGCTCACCTGGTACCGCAAGATCGACGACGGACCGTGGGACGGCCTCGCCACCTACGAACGGCTGCTCTATCCAGACAGCTGGTCGGTCGTCCCGCAGCTCGCTGCCGCGGCAGCGGTGACCGACCGCGTGCGGCTGTGGACCGACGTCGTAGCGCTCCCGATGCGGGACCCGGTGCTGTTCGCTAAGGATCTGGCGACCATCGACGTCCTGTCGGGCGGGCGCCTGACACTCGGTGTCGGCATCGGCGCGTGGGACGAGGACTACCTCGCGGTCGGCGCCGCGCTCGACCGGAAGCGACAACGCATGGACGAGGCTGTACTGGCGATGCGCAAAGTGTGGGCCCAAGAGCCTCCGATCGAGGGACACCATCCTGTGGGGCCCGCGCCGGTCCAGGCCGGGGGCGTCCCGCTCGTTGCCGGAGTGGTCGGTCCCAAGGCGCTCGCCCGCGCCGCGCAGTGGGCTGACGGCGTGAGCGACCCGGCGCACTCACTTCATTTCGACGCCGAGGCGTTGGCCGCGCAGCGCGAGCGCGTCGCGCAGGCGTGGCAGGCGGCCGGCCGGACCGAGAAGCCGCACTTCTCGGCACCGGTGTGGTTCGCGCTCGGTCCGGACCCGGAGACCCAGCTCGGGGAACACGTAAAGGATTTCTGGAACCAAGATGTCGACCTCGCCGGAGCTGAGTCCTCCTTCCTCACGGCCCCGACCGCCGGGACGTTGAATTGCGGAGCATCCGGGCTCCT
The genomic region above belongs to Mycolicibacterium sp. HK-90 and contains:
- a CDS encoding LLM class flavin-dependent oxidoreductase, producing the protein MHITMGLPTLFPHGRETELTWYRKIDDGPWDGLATYERLLYPDSWSVVPQLAAAAAVTDRVRLWTDVVALPMRDPVLFAKDLATIDVLSGGRLTLGVGIGAWDEDYLAVGAALDRKRQRMDEAVLAMRKVWAQEPPIEGHHPVGPAPVQAGGVPLVAGVVGPKALARAAQWADGVSDPAHSLHFDAEALAAQRERVAQAWQAAGRTEKPHFSAPVWFALGPDPETQLGEHVKDFWNQDVDLAGAESSFLTAPTAGTLNCGASGLLAAVNGAREAGLDELRLVPTTADPDEIDRAREVLGI
- a CDS encoding TetR/AcrR family transcriptional regulator, which codes for MHACLELLTEGTVELPIAEVAERSGVNRGTVYRWWPTSTELLSDALAFHARHRTDAPDTGSWESDVRALVTQLASLAADPVERGIMAAVISGRYPSLNDTMLGWNRTDLPHWLAMIGRAIGRGEVSPDVDPAMVLQMILTPAVSISLFDGRGLTRDEIDSLVTLVCRATTVPRSPATDSE